A window of Thioalbus denitrificans genomic DNA:
CGCCGACTCTTCAAGACCGCGCCCCCACGGGGATGGTATCAGTCCGCGAGGGCCGCCACCACGGCATCGCCCATCCGGGCGGTACCGACCCGGGTGGTCCCCTCGGTATGGATGTCGGCGGTGCGCAGCCCCTGGTCCAGCACCCGGCTCACGGCCCGCTCGATGCGCGCCGCCAGGGCCTCCTCGCCGAGGGAGTAGCGCAGCATCATCGCCACCGACAGGATGGTCGCCAGGGGGTTCGCGACACCCTGGCCGGCGATGTCCGGCGCCGAGCCGTGGATGGGCTCGTACATGCCCTTGCCATCGGCGTCCAGCGAGGCCGAGGGGAGCATGCCGATGGAGCCCGTCAGCATGGAGGCCTCGTCGGAGAGGATATCACCAAACATGTTGGTGGTGACCATCACGTCGAACTGCTTGGGCGCGCGGACCAGCTGCATGGCGGCATTGTCCACGTACATGTGGCTCAGCTCCACCTCCGGGTAGTCCTTGGCCACCCGGATCATCACCTCGCGCCACAGCTCCGTGCACTCCAGCACGTTGGCCTTGTCCACGGAACAGACCCGCTTGTTGCGCTTCATGGCGATGTCGAACGCCGCGCGGCCGATGCGCTCCACCTCGGATTCGCTGTAGACCAGGGTGTTGAAGCCCTGGCGCTCGCCGTTCTCCAGGGTGCGGATGCCGCGCGGCTGGCCGAAGTAGATGCCGCCGGTCAGCTCGCGGACGATCATGATGTCCAGCCCCGCCACCACCTCCGGGCGCAGCGTGGAGGCGCTGGCCAGCTGGGGATAGAGCAGCGCCGGGCGCAGGTTGGCGAACAGGCCGAGCCCCGCGCGCAGGCCGAGCAGTCCCTTCTCCGGGCGGATGGAGATGTCCAGCGGCTCCCACTTGGGGCCGCCCACGGCCCCGAGCAGCACCGCGTCGGCCTCCCGCGCCAGCTGCAGGGTCTCCTCCGGCAGGGGCCCGCCGGTGGCGTCGATGGCCGCGCCGCCCACCAGGGCGGTCTCGGTCTCCACCGCCAGACCGTAGTCGTTCCGCAGGGCCTGCAGGACCTTCACGGCCTCGGCCACGATTTCGATGCCGATGCCGTCGCCGGGAAGCAGCAGTACTTTCTTCGTCATTCCTGGAACCTCTGAATTCTGGTTTTAACGCCAAGGCGCCAAGTCGCGAAGACGCCAAGGTTAATAACATTACAATACAATTGGTTACGCGCAGATTGTAAAGCTGTTACTTACTCTGTGTTCTTTGCGCCTTCGCGTCTTTGCGTTTAATCACTGTTCTACCCGAACAGCCAGGGCACGCGCTTCCGGTAATCGACCTCGAAGGCGCGGATCTCCTCCACGTGCTGGAGGGTCAGCCCGATGTCGTCCAGGCCGTCGAGGAGGCAGTGCCTGCGGAAGGGATCCACAGCGAAGGGGATCACCTCACCCGTCGGGGTGGTCAGGGTCTGCGCCTCGAGGTCCACCGCCAGGCGGTAGCCGGGCTCAGCGTCCACCTCCCGGAACAGCCGCTCCACCGTGGCGGCATCCAGCACGATGGGCAGGATGCCGTTCTTGAAGCAGTTGTTGAAGAAGATGTCGGCGAAGCTCGGGGCAATGATGACCCGGAAGCCGTAGTCCTCCAGCGCCCATGGCGCGTGCTCGCGGCTGGAGCCGCAACCGAAGTTGTCGCGCGCCAGGAGGATGCGCGCCCCCTGGTAGCGGGGCTGGTTGAGGACGAAGTCCGGGTTGAGGGGCCGCTGGCTGCAGTCCATGCCCGGCTCGCCGTGGTCCAGGTAGCGCCACTCGTCGAACAGGTTGGGACCGAAGCCGGTGCGCTGGATGGACTTCAGGAACTGCTTCGGGATGATGGCGTCGGTATCCACGTTGGCGCGATCGAGCGGCGCCACCAGACCGTTGAATTTCTCGAAGGGTTTCATCTTGATACCTCTCAAAATTCCCGCACGTCGACGAAATGACCGGCGATGGCCGCGGCCGCGGCCATGGCCGGGCTCACCAGGTGGGTGCGGCCGCCCTGCCCCTGCCGGCCCTCGAAGTTGCGGTTCGAGGTGGAGGCGCAGCGCTCGCCCGGCTCCAGCCGATCGGCGTTCATCGCCAGGCACATGGAACAGCCGGGCTCGCGCCACTCGAAGCCGGCCTCGATGAAGACCCGGTCCAGCCCCTCGGACTCCGCCTGCCGCTTCACCAGCCCGGATCCCGGCACCACCATGGCCAGCTTGATGGACCCGGCCACCTTGCGGCCCTTGACCACCGCCGCGGCGGCGCGCAGGTCCTCGATGCGACCGTTGGTGCAGGAGCCGATGAACACCTTGTCCGGGCGGATCCCGCTGATGGGCATCATCGCCTCCAGCCCCATGTAGGCCAGGGCGCGGCGGATGCCCTCGCGCTTCACCGGGTCGGACTCGGCATCCGGGTCCGGGACGCAGGCATCCACCGGCAACACCATTTCCGGCGAGGTTCCCCAGGTGACCTGGGGCGTAATGGCCGTCGCATCGAGCACCACCACCTGGTCGAATACGGCGTCGTCGTCGCTGCGCAGCTCCCGCCAGGCCGCCACCGCCTGCGCCCACTGCTCGGCCCGCGGAGCGAACGGCCGGCCCTCGACGTAGGCGAAGGTCTTCTCGTCCGGCGCCACCATGCCGGCCCGGGCGCCCGCCTCGATGGCCATGTTGCAGACCGTCATGCGGCCCTCCATGGAGAGGCTCCGGATCGCCTCGCCGCCGAACTCGATGGCGTAGCCGGTCCCGCCGGCGGTCCCGATCCTGCCGATGATGGCCAGGATGAGGTCCTTGGCGGTGATGCCGGGGGGCAGCTCACCGTCCACCCGCACCAGCATGTTCCTGCTCTTCTTCTGCACCAGGCACTGGGTGGCGAGCACGTGCTCCACCTCGGAGGTGCCGATGCCGAAGGCCAGCGCGCCGAAGGCCCCGTGGGTGGCCGTGTGGGAGTCCCCGCAGACCACCGTCATCCCCGGCAGGGTGGCACCCTGCTCCGGGCCGATGATGTGCACGATGCCCTGGCGCACATCGCCCATGGGAAACTCGGTGATGTCGAACTCCCGGCAGTTGCTGTCCAGGGTCTCCACCTGCAGGCGGGAGACGGGGTCGGTGATGCCCTGGTCGAGATCCCGGGTGGGGACATTGTGGTCCGGCACCGCGAGGTTGGCCTGCTTCCGCCACGGCTTGCGCCCGGCGAGCCGCAGCCCCTCGAAGGCCTGGGGCGAGGTCACCTCGTGCAGCAGCTGCCGGTCGATGTAGATGAGTCCGGTGCCGTCCTCGTCCATGCGCACCAGGTGCGCGTCCCAGAGTTTGTCATAGAGCGTCTTGCCAGCCATGGGCGGTCCTCGCAACGCAACATCGGTTCGGATAACAGGTACCCAGCTTAGACACTGGCAATCCATGAATCAAATTCATATATTTCATATATGATATTCTTTTATGGAATCTGTATTTATCCGCAGATTACGCAGATTACGCAGATTTGTTTTAAAGACAAGATCTTATAAGGAAATCTGTTCTCCAATATCCAGCTTGGTGTACTGCGGCGCAACTTTCGCCACCGGGGCACAGCAGCGGTTTTTTTTACTTTCCCTTGTGGAAGTCCAATCAGCGTAATCTGCGTAATCTGCGGATAAATAGTATTCACAATGAGGGCGTTGGATGGATACAGCAGCGCTGGAGGCGTTTCTGGCGGTGGCGCGGGCGGAGTCGTTCTCGCGGGCGGCGGAGGCGCTGCACCTGACCCAGCCGGCGGTGAGCAAGCGCATCGCGGGGCTGGAGTCGGCCCTGGAGGTGCGGCTGTTCGACCGTGTCGGGCGGGTGGTGAGCCTCACCGAGGCGGGCCGTGCGCTGCTGCCCCGGGCCCGGCGGGTGCTGGATGAACTGACCGACTGCACGCGGGAGCTGCACAACCTGTCCGGCCGCGTGGAGGGCACGCTGGCACTGGCCACCTCCCACCATATCGGGCTGCACCGCCTGCCGCCCGCCCTGCGCAGCTACACCGCGCGCTACCCGGGCGTGCACCTCGACCTGCGGTTCATGGCCTCGGAGAGCGCCTTCGCCGCCGTGGCCGAGGGCGAGGTGGAGCTGGCCATCGTGACCCTGCCCGAGGATCCGAAGGAAATGAGCCCGCTGGAGTCGTTCCCGCTGTGGGACGACCCGCTGACGCTGGTCATCGCGGCGGACCATCCGCTGGCGCGGCTCTCCTCCCCGGATCCCGGCGAACTGTCGGCCTACCCCGCCATCCTGCCCGACCCAGGCACCTGGACCCGCAGGCTCATCGACGCCGGGCTTGCCGGCGTGGGCGTCACCGCGCGCACCAGCTTCACCACCAACTACCTCGAGACCATCAAGATGATGGTCAGCGTGGGGTTGGGCTGGAGCGTCCTGCCCGAGTCCATGCTCGGCCACGGCCTCGCGCCCCTGGGCCTCCCCGGCCTGCGGCTCCTGCGCCACCTCGGCGCCGTCCGCCACCCCGGCCGTACCCCCTCCAACGCCGCCGAATCCTTTGTGCGGCTGCTGGCGATGGAAAGCGCGGGAACCGCACCCGGGGTCAACCGCAGCTGAAGACGCGCTCCTGCAGCAGCACCAGCTCCTCCAGCGTGACCGGTTTGCTGAACAGGAAGCCCTGGACCTTTTCGCAACCCTGCGCGCGCAGGAATTCACACTGCCGGGCGGTCTCCATCCCCTCGGCCACCACCCCGATCCCCAGGCCGTGGGCCATGGAGATGGCGGCCCGCACCAGTGACGCGGACTGCTCGGAGTCCGGAAGCAGGGAGATGAAGCTGCGGTCGAGCTTGATGCAGGACACCGGCAACCGGTTGAGGTAGCTCAGCGAGGAGTAGCCGGTGCCGAAATCATCGAGATAGATATCCACCCCCAGGGCCCGGATCTGCCGCAGCGACTGCACCACCTGCTCCAGGTTCTCGATGAGGACGCTCTCGGTCACTTCGATGGCCAATCTGATCCCATTGCCCGTCTCCCCGGCGGCCTCGATCAGGGTTTGCAGGCGCGCTGGAAAGTCGGCCTGCCGCAACTGGCTGACGGAGACATTGATGGCGAACCGCAGGGCGGGGAGCCCCCGCTCACGCCAGGCCCGCGCGTCCCGGAGGGTCCGCCGCAGCACCCAGTCCCCCAGCGGGAGGATCAGCCCCGATTCCTCCGCGACCGGAATGAAACGGGCGGGAGAGACGGCCCCCAGTTCCCCGCTCTCCCAGCGCAGCAATGCCTCCGCACCGACCATGCGGCCGGAAGCCAGGTCGACGACCGGCTGGTAGTGGAGAAACAGCTCCTCCTGCTCCTGGGCCCGTGCCAGTGCCTGGCGCAGCCGGCGGTGCTCCTGCGCCGCCCGGTCCAGCCCGGGCGAGAAAAATCGCCTTGTCTCGACGGAATTGCGCTCTGCCGCGAGCGCGTGAAGGGCCAGCGCCGCGCGCTGCTGCAGCAGTGCGGGACTGTCGCCATCCAGCGGATAGAGCGCGATTCCGGCGCGCAGCGGCACCTGCACTTGCGCCTGCCCATAGGTCATGGCGAGGGGGAATGCCGCCAGGATGCGGCCGACCGCGTGCTGGGCTTCGTCCCCACTCTGCAGTCCGGCCAGCATGACACCGAACTCGCCGCCACCGAGATGGGCGAGCGTGTCCTCCCCGCGCAGCGTTTCGCACAGCCGGTCGCGTACGGCGAGCAGGACCTGGTCCCCGCCGCCATGGCCCAGATCGTCGTTGATGCGGCGCAGGTTGACGATGTTGATGATCATCAGCGCCAGGAACGTGTCTTCCCGTTCGCATGCCTGCAGCGCCATCTGCAGGCGATCCTGGAACAGGTGCTCGTTGGGGAGGCCGGTCAGCCGGTCGTAGTAGCTCAGCCAGGCGATGCGGCGCTCCTTCTCGGCGTGCTCCATGCCGAGCGAGATGTCGGCCGCGAACTCCTGCAGCAGCCGCGACTCCTCCTCCTCGACCAGGTGCAGCGCCGCGCCATGGAGCACCAGCACACCGAACGCCCCCCCCTCCACCCGCAGGGGCAGGCAGGCCTGCACGGGATAGTCGCAGCGCGTCGTGAAGGGGGCGAAGGCGGCCTTGGCGTCGCTGGACGCCGGTCCGCCGCAGACGATCGCCCGCCGGCTCCGGGCCACCTGGGCGAAGGGATTGTCCGGCCGCGCCAGCTCGGTGCCGATGAGGCCCTCCAGCCCCGCCCCCTCCACCTCGGCGCCCACGGCGTGGACCGCCACGGCGAGCCGCAGCCGCTCCTCGCGCTGCAGCGCCACCCAGGCGTGCAGGTAACCCCCCTGCTCCACCGCCACCCGGCAGGCTTCCGCCAGCAGCGCGTCCTGGTCGCGCAGCCGGACGATGGCCCCGTTGATGCCGCTGAGCACCCGGTGGATGCGGTTCAGGCGGGCGATGCGCTGGAGATGCTCCCGCTCGCTCCGCTCCCGCGCCTCCAGGGCCGCGGCCATCCCGTCGAAGGAGGCTGCGATCTGTCCCAGCTCGTCGCGCCCCGGACGCAGGCCGCTGCGGGCGCCGAAATCACCGCCGCCGAGCCGCTGCGCGGCCCCCACCAGGGCGCGGGTACGGCTCAGGATCAGGTAGTGGCCCAGGGCCCAGGCCCCCACCAGGGCCACCACGCTAATGATGAACAGGGCGATTATCTGCCGCTGGAACTGGTCCGCCGCAACGGCATAGGCGCTGTCGGCCGAAACACTCACCACGGCGACCAGATCATGGCTGTCCGGCAGATCATAGAGCCGGGTGTAGGCATAGAGCCGTGCCTGGCCGGCGGGTTCGACCGCCTCAATCGTTCCCTGCGGATCAACCTGTTGGATGCGGCGGGCCAGCCCGGGTACCGGGAGGGGCTTGCCGAGCCGTTCGGAAGCATCCGGATAGTGGGCCAGAACCATGCCGTTGCCTCCCACCAGATCGATGGTGGCGGCCGCCGGCAGGCTAACACCGAGGAACTGGCTGCTGAGCCAGTGCAGGTCGATGGAGGCATAGAGCACCCCTTGGATGCGCCCTTTAGGACCGAACATCGGCTGCGCCACTGCCAGGACCGGGATCCCGGTGATGCGGCCGACGATAAAGTCACCCACCACGAACCGGCGGGTCTTCAGCGCCCGCTGGAAGTAGGTCCGGTCGGCAAGATTAACGGGGCCGGGCGCAGGAACGGCGCTGCAGAAGAGCGCGCCATCGGCCTGAATGAGACCGAGGTTCGCGTAGCGCCTGTCGCTCTGCCCGGTCAGCAGCCGCGCAAGGACCTCGGTGCAGGAATCCCGCTCGGTGAATTCCTCGTCGGCGGTGAGGGCGAGCCCCTCGAGGAGGCGCTGGGCGGAGCCGACGACGGCGGTGAAGCCGGCGCCGACGAACCGGCTCAGCTGGACCGCCTCGAGCCGGGCATCCGCCCTGGCATGTTCACGGGCTTCGTAACTGAATACGAGAAGGTATCCATAGCTCGGTCCCAGCACCACCAGGACCAGCAGGATGAGGTGTGTACGCAGATTGAGAAACCTGTCCAGGCGCATGCGCTTCCAGGTCCATTGTTGTTGTTTTCATATGGTATTTGATGAGCATAGTCAGGTTTTGAGGTCCGTGCTCAGACCTCGCTCCACATGCGCAGGAGGTTGACGTAGCTGCGATCCACCTGGCCGGTGTGGTCCGCCTGGGGGGCTTCCCGCAGCAGGGTTTCGCGGGCGCGGGAGAGCTCCCAGAGCAGCTCGCGGCGGGCGGGGTCGCGGACCATGCTCTGCAGCCAGGTGATCATCACCAGCCGCTCGCCCCGGGTCACCTCGGCCACCCGGTGGATGCTCGAGGAGGGATAGACCACCACGTCCCCGGCCGGCAGCTTCACCTGCTGATCGCCGAAGGGCGTGCGGATGACCAGTTCCCCGCCCTCGTAGGCGTCCGGGTCGTTGAGAAAGACGGTCAGGGAGACATCGGAGCGGTAGCGCTGGCCGAAGGTGCCCATCACCGGGTCGTCCACGTGGTCGCCGTAGAACATCCCCGGCACGTAGCGGGCGAAGATGGGGGTGGAGGCCCGGTAGGGCAGCGCCGCGGCCTGGAAAATCTCGTTGCCGAGCAGCCGGCCCATGACCTGCTGCGCCAGGCGCGCCCGCAGCTCCGATTCCCGCTCCAGCTCCAGGTTCCGCTTCACCCGGCCGGCGGCGAAGCCGGCGGTGAGCTTTCCGTCCACGAAGGGTGCGCCGTCCAGCGCCGCGCGGATGGAGCGGATCTCCTCCGGGGCGAGCACCCGGGGAATGGTGATGAGCATGGGGGTATCTCCGTCAGCGTGATCAGCTGCGGATCATAACCTAGGTGCATGCCGTGGACAGGGAAAGGAGGCACCGCCCCTTCCCTGCCACGGATGGGGGGCCTCACTGCACCGTGATGGTGATCCGCTCCGACATCACCGGCGGATCGTGGGGAATGTGGGCCATGTCGCCCATGATGAGCTGGAGGGTGTGGGTGCCGGGGGCCAGGTCCAGGCTCACCTCGGTCTGACCGCCGCCGAAGTGGCGGTAGTTGTCGTTCGAGGGCACGGGCTGCCCGGCGGGCGGGGGATCCGCGTCGATGATGAGGTGATGGTGCCCGGTGGCGGCCTTTTCCACCCCGGCCGGGGCCACGCCCATTCCCTTGAGCCCGAACTTGACCGTGACCGGGCTGGTCACCTCCGCCCCGTCGGCGGGCTCGATGAAATAGACCGCCGCCCCTTCAGGCGCGGGAGTCGCCGCAAGGGCCAGGGGGCTGGCAAGCAGCATGGCCGCCAGCAGGCCGGCGAACTTTCTGTACATGGTCATTCTCCTCGGCAGATCGTGGTTGTTTTATTCGGTTCTGCAGGGAGAAAGCATAGTACATTACTCAGGTACAGCTGTTGCAGCCGCAGGCGGACTTGCCGCGGCTCTTGGCGAAGGCCTCCCGGCCCTCCCGCACGGCCAGCAGGGCGATGATCAGGGCACCCGCCGAGTCGATGCCGCCGATGCCGGTGAGGGCGTAGCCGGCACTGGCGGCCAGCAGCACCAGGGAGAACTGGAGACAGGCCCGGGAGCAGGCGGCGTCGGCCAGGATGGCATCGGAGCCCAGCGCCCGTCCCGCTTTCATCTTGTAGTGGATGAGCAGCCACATGCCGGTGATGGAGACCAGGGAGATGACCACGCCCCAGAAGGTGGTGACCGGCGCGTTCCCCTGGTAGAGGTTGACCGCCCCGGTGGTCACCAGGCCGGCGGCCAGGAGGTAGAAGGCGGTTCCCGTCACCCGCAGGGCCTGGCGCTCGAAGGGATCGGGATCGCCATCGCCATGGGTGCGCAGTCGGCGGATCATGTGCCAGATGCCAAGGCCCGAGATGACCTCCACGTAGGAGTCCACCCCGAAGCCGAGCAGGGCCAGGGTCTCGTCGGCGAAGCCGAAATAGACGGAAACCAGCCCCTCGACAATGTTGTAGCCGATGGTGATCCCCGCCAGCCAGGCGGCAATCCGGTACCAGTGCTGGCGCTCGGCGGCCAGCCCGGGCCGGACGAACTCAATGGTCTGCATCGTGTTTCAGCCTTTCTTCTGCCAGGGTCCCGGTGTCGACACACCGCACGAGTGTAATGCTTCACTCCTGGGGGCACATTCAGCGGCTCGCCCGAAAGCACCTCCAGGAGTGAAGCAGTACGCTGGCCTGCATTCTACTCCGGCCGGCCTGCATGGCCAGTCTCCCCCGGCGGCACTGATGGAAGCGCGGAGAACGGCGGCGGCGACCTGGCCGCCAACCGGACGGCGCTCAGGGCTCCCCGGCCGTCCCGCGCAGACCCACCCCCACCGCGGCCGCGGCCACCGCGGCCACGGCGGCGGCGACAAGGTAGGTGTTGCCTCCCCCGGCGCTCTCCCACAGGTAGCCGCTGGCCAGGCTCCCCACCGCCCCGCCGGCCCCGAAGGAGAGCGAGCTGTAGAGGGCCTGGCCGCGCCCCTGGTGCCGCCCCACGAAGAAGCGGTGCACCAGGTGCATGGCCGCGGCATGGAAGCTGCCGAAGCTGGCCGCGTGCAGCAGCTGGGCGAAGAGCATGATGCCGAGGTGTTCGGGCTGGGTGCCGATGATGGCCCAGCGCAGGGCCGCCAGCGCCAGGCTCGCCACCAGCACCCGCGGCGCGCCGAAGCGCGGCAGGAATCTCGGCACCAGCAGGAACAGGCTGATCTCGGCCACCACCCCCAGGGCCCAGAGCTGGCCGATGAGGCCGCGGCTGTAGCCGTGGTCCTCCAGGTAGAGGGTGTAGAAGGTGTAGTAGGGGCCGTGGCTCGCCTGCATCAGGAAACAGGCGGCGAGGAAGATCATCACCTCGGGACGGGCCAGCACGCGGCGCAGCGGAACGTGCTCATGGGGATGGGGCGAACCGTTGTGCTCGGGCACCGAGAGGCTGGAGAGCCAGATACCGCCGAACACCGCCAGCAGCACCCACGGCAGTATCCCCGTGCCGAACCGGTCGAGCACCAGGCCGACGCCGGCCACGGTGAGAATGAAGCCGATGGAGCCCCACAGGCGCACGGTGGCATAGCGGTGCACCTCGCGGCCCAGGTAGCTCAGGGTGGTGGCCTCGAACTGGGGCAGCACCGCGTTCCAGAAGAAGCTGAACAGGGCCATGACCAGCGCCAGCCAGCCATAGCCGCTGCCGAGGAATACGCCGGTGAAGGTCACCAGCGCGGCCAGGGAGCCCAGCCGCACCACCGCCATGCGCCGGCCGCTGCGATCGGCGAGCCAGCCCCAGAGGTTGGGGGCGATGATCTTGGTGGCCATCAGGATCGCCATCAGCTCGCCGATGGCCTGCGCCCCGAACCCCTCCCCCTTCAGGTAGAGGCTCCAATAGGGCAGCAGCGCACCCAGCGCGGCGAAGTAGAAAAGGTAGAAGCCGGACAGGCGCCAGTAGGGCATGACTGATGGATTGGAAATCAGGGATGAGGGTTAATGGTCAATGGAGAAAGGTTAAAGGATAAGGGCAAAAGGAAAACCAGGCGGTGAACATCGACGCGCTGGGGCCGGCGTGGGAAAGGGCAGCCGGTTCCGCCCTTCACCCTTCACACTTCACCCTTCACCTATATCCCTTGTCCCTTGTCCCTTGTCCATTACCCCTTATCCCTTATCCGTCTCTCTGAACGCTGCCGGGGATCACCGGGGTGGCGCTGCGCACGTCGGCATTCTGGCCGCGGTGGCGCAGCAGGTGATCCATCAGCACGATGGCCATCATCGCCTCGGCGATGGGGGTGGCGCGGATGCCGACGCAGGGATCGTGGCGCCCCTCGGTGACCACCTCGACGGGCTCCCCGTCCAGGTTCACGCTGCGCCCGGGCAGGCGCAGGCTCGAGGTGGGCTTCAGGGCGAGGGAGGCGACGATGTCCTGGCCAGAGGAGATGCCGCCGAGCACGCCGCCGGCATGGTTGCTCAGGAACCCCTGCGGCGTCATCTCGTCGCGGTGCTCGGTCCCCTTCTGCTCCACGCAGGCGAACCCGGCGCCGATCTCCACCCCCTTGACCGCGTTGATGGACATCAGCGCGTGGGCGAGATCGGCGTCCAGGCGGTCGAAGATGGGTTCGCCCAGCCCCGGCGGCACGCCGGTGGCCACCACGTTCACCCGGGCGCCGATGGAGTTGCCCTCCTTGCGCAGGGCGTCCATGTAGGCCTCCAGTTCAGGGATCCGCTCCGGGTCCGGGCAGAAGAAGGGATTGGTCTCCACCGCGTCCCAGTCGCGCAGCGCCAGGGGAATCGGCCCCAGCTGGGCCAGGTAGCCGCGGATCTGGATGCCGCAGCAGTCCCACAGGTACTTCTTGGCGATGCCGCCGGCGGCCACCCGCATGGCGGTCTCGCGGGCCGAGGAGCGCCCGCCGCCGCGGTAATCGCGCAGTCCGTATTTCTGCTGGTAGGTGTAGTCGGCATGGCCCGGGCGGAAACGGTCCATGATGGTGCCGTAGTCCTTGGAGCGCTGGTCGGTATTCTCGATCAGCAGGCCGATGGGCGTACCGGTGGTGCGCCCCTCGAACACCCCGGAGAGGATGCGCACCTGGTCCGCCTCCCGGCGCTGGGTGGTATGGCGCGAGGTGCCGGGCCGGCGGCGATCGAGATCCCGCTGCAGGTCCGTCTCGCTGAGCTCCAGCCCCGGCGGGCAACCGTCCACGATGGCGCCCAGCGCGGGGCCGTGGCTCTCGCCGAAGGTGGTGACGGTAAACAGCTTTCCGTATGTGTTTCCTGACATGGGGCGTTATTGTAGCGGGATTCGGAGAACTTCCCAGCCTCTTTCTGCCCTACCCGGGCGCATCGGCACGCCCGTGCAGGCAGATCATGGTGGCCAGCATCACCGCCACGCTCTTCTCCCCGGCCTCCGCGAGCGCCCTCACCTCGGCCCGGACCACGCTCAGGTTGCGCCCGGCCCGCTCCACCCGGCCACGGGCGGCGAACCGCTCCCCCCGGGCGGGCGAGAGGAGGTTCAGCTTGTACTCCACCGTGAGCACCGAACTGTCCTCCGGCATCAGCGAATAGGCGGCATAGCCGGCGGCGGTATCCGCCAGGGCTCCCACCACGCCCCCATGGAGAAAACCGTGCTGTTGTCCCAGGGCCGGCTGGTAGTCGATCTGGATCTCGCAGAACCCGGGCGCCACCTCCACCAGCCGCGCACCCAGCGTGCTCATGAAGGCCTGGCGCTGAAAACTACGCTCCACCCGCTGCCGGTAGGCGGGATCGGCGGGCGTGTATCCGCTCATGGGAAACCTCCGTACAGACCATCCATACGGAAGCGTATGTTTTGCGCCGGACCCCGTCAATACGCTACCGTACGGCCATGACCCGGACACCCTCCGAGACCCGCGCCCCGCGGGGCCGCGAAGCCTGGCTGGAAGCCGCCCTCGACACCCTTGCCGAGAGCGGCGTGGATGGGCTGCGGGTGGAGTCGCTCGCCAAGCGGCTGGGGCTGACCAAGGGCAGCTTCTACTGGCACTTCCGCGACCGCCCCTCCCTTTTTGCCGAACTGCTGGAACGCTGGCGGGAGGGGCGCATGGCTGCCATCCACCGCCACGCCGGCAACGGGACGGAGACGCCCAGGGAGCGCCTGCTGGGGCTGCTGTCCCGCTACGAGGGGCGGGTGAACCCCCGCGGCATGGCCATCGAAATGGCCGTGCGCGAGTGGGCCCGGCGGGATGCCGAGGCCGCGGCGGTCGTCGCGGCGGTCGATGCCGAACGCCTCGCCGTGGTGAGCGGACTGTTCGGGGAACTGGGATACGGGACCGGCGAGGCCCGGACCCGGGCCTACCTGTTCTACGCCTACGTCTTCGGCCAGAGCCTGCTCGCCCCTGCCGCGGCCGGAAGCCACGATGCCCTGCGGGAAAGCGCCGCGGAACTCCTCACCGAATCGCCCTGACTCGCCGCGGCGGTAGAGATACCGATCCACCGCCATAACGCCATATATCGGTAGGGCGGGATTCATCCCGCCTGGCACAGCGCCGAACCCCGGCGCCCCTGAGCAGATGAATCTGCACCTACGGTCCTGCCGCGCGATCCCGTCGCGCCGTGCCGCCCCCGTCGTAGGGCGGGATTCATCCCGCCGGGCACAGCGCCGAACCCCGGCGCCCCAGAGCAGATGAATCTGCACCTACGGTCCTGCCGCGCAACCCGTCGCACCGCCCCTGTCGTAGGG
This region includes:
- a CDS encoding PaaI family thioesterase; this encodes MSGYTPADPAYRQRVERSFQRQAFMSTLGARLVEVAPGFCEIQIDYQPALGQQHGFLHGGVVGALADTAAGYAAYSLMPEDSSVLTVEYKLNLLSPARGERFAARGRVERAGRNLSVVRAEVRALAEAGEKSVAVMLATMICLHGRADAPG
- the aroC gene encoding chorismate synthase, whose translation is MSGNTYGKLFTVTTFGESHGPALGAIVDGCPPGLELSETDLQRDLDRRRPGTSRHTTQRREADQVRILSGVFEGRTTGTPIGLLIENTDQRSKDYGTIMDRFRPGHADYTYQQKYGLRDYRGGGRSSARETAMRVAAGGIAKKYLWDCCGIQIRGYLAQLGPIPLALRDWDAVETNPFFCPDPERIPELEAYMDALRKEGNSIGARVNVVATGVPPGLGEPIFDRLDADLAHALMSINAVKGVEIGAGFACVEQKGTEHRDEMTPQGFLSNHAGGVLGGISSGQDIVASLALKPTSSLRLPGRSVNLDGEPVEVVTEGRHDPCVGIRATPIAEAMMAIVLMDHLLRHRGQNADVRSATPVIPGSVQRDG
- a CDS encoding TetR/AcrR family transcriptional regulator produces the protein MTRTPSETRAPRGREAWLEAALDTLAESGVDGLRVESLAKRLGLTKGSFYWHFRDRPSLFAELLERWREGRMAAIHRHAGNGTETPRERLLGLLSRYEGRVNPRGMAIEMAVREWARRDAEAAAVVAAVDAERLAVVSGLFGELGYGTGEARTRAYLFYAYVFGQSLLAPAAAGSHDALRESAAELLTESP